Proteins from a genomic interval of Cupriavidus sp. WKF15:
- a CDS encoding alpha/beta fold hydrolase gives MATYEDVIEIQSEGGSIAGTLIAPATKLPGVLFVHGWGGSQEQYLARARKVAGLGCVCLTFDLTGHAGTRAQYETVSRMRNLADLVAAYDVLVRHPEVDRNAIAVVGSSYGGYLAAVLTTLRPVRWMALRAPALYMDEGWELPKRQLHRDQDLATYRRSVVPPDANRALRACTGFEGDVLIIESESDQIVPHAAVTSYVDACVHANSMTYRVIKGADHGLADEEHQRAYSSLLVNWLREMVTGARAGPVAARQRPAAANAPSADGEPLAQEGSGTAP, from the coding sequence ATGGCAACCTATGAAGACGTGATCGAGATCCAGAGCGAAGGCGGCAGCATTGCGGGCACGCTGATCGCGCCGGCCACCAAGCTGCCCGGCGTGCTGTTCGTGCATGGCTGGGGCGGCAGCCAGGAGCAGTACCTGGCTCGTGCGCGCAAAGTGGCGGGCCTTGGCTGCGTGTGCCTGACCTTCGACCTGACCGGCCATGCCGGCACCCGTGCGCAATACGAGACCGTCAGCCGCATGCGTAACCTGGCCGACCTCGTGGCCGCCTACGATGTGCTCGTGCGTCATCCGGAAGTCGACCGCAACGCCATTGCCGTGGTCGGCAGCAGCTACGGCGGCTACCTGGCGGCAGTGCTGACGACGCTGCGCCCGGTGCGCTGGATGGCGCTGCGCGCCCCGGCGCTGTATATGGACGAGGGTTGGGAGCTGCCCAAGCGCCAGCTTCACCGCGACCAGGACCTGGCGACCTACCGGCGCTCGGTGGTGCCGCCCGACGCCAATCGCGCGCTGCGGGCCTGCACCGGATTCGAGGGCGACGTGCTCATCATCGAATCGGAAAGCGACCAGATCGTTCCGCATGCCGCCGTCACAAGCTACGTGGACGCCTGCGTGCACGCCAATTCCATGACCTACCGCGTGATCAAGGGCGCCGATCACGGCCTGGCCGACGAAGAGCACCAGCGCGCCTATTCCAGCCTGCTGGTGAACTGGCTGCGCGAGATGGTCACCGGGGCGCGCGCGGGGCCGGTTGCGGCGCGGCAGCGGCCTGCAGCCGCGAATGCGCCATCCGCTGACGGCGAACCGCTCGCCCAGGAGGGATCCGGCACGGCCCCCTAG
- a CDS encoding DUF3182 family protein: MPADRGKARQVMVYGCADYGQPDSHQAVTLERIGRKVAQLAGYGFGGAYEACASTPEAALYLVPLDTLVGVAQARALGVHGVEDLYGGVVPFAFVATKAITHGLVAPDAAAPQGWHPGFERRARAAVLPGFTAFSLEDARQAGMRLLAGGVVRLKDPCGIGGLGQQTVDSEAALDAALAAMSAASIEANGLVLERDLASPRTYSVGQVLLDGLLASYCGIQDLTANNSGEQVYGGSTLTVVRGGFDALLAQPFAPCALSAVRAATAYHDAALDGYPDMVLSRCNYDVAFGVPSGDAGARELGGVLEQSWRVGGATGAELAALQALHADPRRHRVVAATREVYGEGVSVPDGAEVYFQGEDRDMGPLTKYAFLESDDHGNL, from the coding sequence ATGCCGGCGGATCGCGGCAAGGCCAGGCAGGTGATGGTGTATGGCTGCGCCGACTACGGGCAGCCCGACAGCCACCAGGCCGTGACGCTGGAGCGCATCGGCAGGAAGGTGGCGCAGCTCGCCGGCTACGGCTTCGGCGGTGCCTACGAGGCCTGCGCCAGCACGCCCGAGGCAGCTTTGTACCTTGTGCCCCTGGACACGCTGGTCGGTGTCGCGCAGGCACGTGCGCTGGGCGTCCACGGGGTCGAAGACCTGTATGGCGGTGTGGTGCCGTTTGCCTTCGTTGCGACCAAGGCGATCACGCACGGGCTGGTCGCGCCCGATGCGGCGGCCCCGCAAGGCTGGCATCCGGGCTTCGAGCGGCGGGCCCGTGCGGCGGTGCTGCCAGGCTTTACCGCGTTCTCGCTCGAAGATGCCCGTCAGGCGGGCATGCGCTTGCTGGCCGGGGGCGTTGTCCGCCTGAAGGATCCGTGCGGCATCGGTGGACTCGGCCAACAGACGGTCGACAGCGAAGCGGCCCTCGACGCGGCGCTGGCAGCCATGTCGGCGGCCAGCATCGAGGCCAATGGCCTCGTGCTCGAACGCGACCTGGCTTCGCCGCGAACCTATAGCGTCGGGCAGGTGCTGCTGGACGGCTTGCTGGCCAGCTATTGCGGCATCCAGGATCTCACCGCAAACAACAGCGGCGAGCAGGTCTATGGCGGGTCGACACTGACGGTGGTGCGCGGCGGCTTCGACGCGCTGCTCGCGCAGCCGTTCGCGCCATGCGCGCTGTCCGCGGTGCGTGCGGCAACGGCCTATCACGACGCCGCGCTCGACGGTTATCCGGACATGGTGCTGTCGCGCTGCAACTACGACGTGGCCTTCGGCGTGCCGTCAGGCGACGCCGGTGCCAGGGAGCTTGGCGGCGTACTCGAACAGTCCTGGCGCGTCGGCGGTGCGACCGGCGCCGAACTGGCTGCGCTGCAGGCCTTGCATGCCGATCCGCGCCGCCACCGCGTGGTGGCCGCGACGCGTGAAGTCTATGGCGAAGGCGTGTCGGTCCCCGACGGCGCCGAAGTGTATTTCCAGGGCGAGGACCGCGACATGGGCCCGCTGACCAAGTATGCATTCCTGGAGTCGGATGACCATGGCAACCTATGA
- a CDS encoding low affinity iron permease family protein: MSRNGLGATGARPGSWLMHRFDRFAGAATRYAGSAAAFVISVVVVLAWALTGPMFDYSETWQLVINTGTTIVTFLMVFLIQQSQNKDAIAVHLKLNELLASHREASNMLVSIEDLDEEELRQLVAFYRHLAALADKEGGLKTSHSLDEARLNQAAKREARVSRRSAAMAAGAQPAGSPEPGTSRQEA, encoded by the coding sequence ATGAGCAGAAACGGTCTCGGCGCGACAGGCGCACGGCCAGGATCCTGGCTGATGCACCGGTTCGACCGCTTTGCCGGTGCGGCCACGCGCTACGCCGGCTCGGCAGCGGCCTTTGTCATCTCGGTGGTCGTGGTGCTTGCGTGGGCGCTCACGGGTCCCATGTTCGACTACTCGGAAACATGGCAGCTGGTGATCAATACCGGCACCACGATCGTCACCTTCCTCATGGTCTTCCTGATCCAGCAAAGCCAGAACAAGGACGCCATTGCGGTACACCTGAAGCTCAACGAGCTGCTGGCCTCGCATCGCGAAGCGAGCAATATGCTGGTATCGATCGAAGATCTCGACGAGGAGGAGCTGCGCCAGCTCGTCGCCTTCTATCGCCACCTGGCGGCGCTCGCCGACAAGGAAGGCGGACTGAAAACTAGCCACTCCCTGGACGAGGCGCGCCTCAACCAGGCGGCGAAGCGAGAGGCACGGGTAAGCCGTCGCTCGGCTGCGATGGCTGCCGGGGCGCAGCCGGCAGGCTCCCCGGAACCCGGCACGTCTCGCCAGGAAGCGTGA
- a CDS encoding BON domain-containing protein: protein MERTARGSAVAVLQRASHFATKPPDAVRERILRRPVFLFPQPEIAMTSSSELEAQVRARIAEAFAGSLPQGLAIEVADRRVTLTGCVDSPAVAQEIEKAAAISPGVLGVHNALRTRHDDPPLPAQPDANHTNAIPVAPPAGQIHHKV from the coding sequence ATGGAGCGCACCGCCCGTGGTTCAGCGGTCGCCGTCCTACAACGGGCAAGCCACTTCGCCACGAAGCCGCCAGATGCGGTGCGGGAACGCATCTTGCGCCGTCCCGTGTTCCTGTTCCCACAGCCGGAGATCGCCATGACGTCATCCAGCGAACTTGAAGCGCAGGTCCGGGCCCGCATCGCCGAGGCGTTTGCTGGCAGCTTGCCGCAGGGGCTTGCCATTGAAGTCGCCGACCGCCGCGTCACACTGACTGGCTGCGTCGACAGCCCCGCCGTTGCGCAGGAAATCGAAAAAGCCGCTGCCATCAGTCCCGGCGTGCTGGGCGTGCACAACGCCCTGCGCACGCGGCACGACGATCCGCCGCTGCCCGCACAACCGGACGCGAACCACACCAACGCGATCCCGGTGGCGCCGCCTGCCGGCCAGATCCACCACAAGGTCTGA
- a CDS encoding PRC-barrel domain-containing protein encodes MRQDQPPPREPQPRGAAIVGSIDRDSPGPGPFVMAADTLEGNKVVDPAGDDLGTIDHIMIDVPGGRVAYAVLAVGGFLGIGEKLFALPWSALTLDTRRKCFVLGVEKDRLKAAPGFDKDHWPGMADSQWATSIHEYYGISPYWESDRYDPWH; translated from the coding sequence ATGAGACAAGACCAACCCCCGCCCCGGGAACCGCAGCCGCGCGGCGCGGCGATTGTCGGCAGCATCGACCGCGATTCACCGGGCCCAGGCCCGTTCGTGATGGCGGCCGATACGCTGGAAGGCAACAAGGTGGTCGATCCCGCAGGCGATGATCTCGGCACCATCGACCACATCATGATCGACGTGCCGGGCGGACGCGTTGCCTACGCCGTGCTTGCCGTTGGCGGCTTCCTTGGCATCGGCGAGAAACTGTTTGCATTGCCGTGGTCGGCCCTGACGCTCGACACGCGCCGCAAGTGCTTCGTGCTGGGCGTGGAGAAAGACCGCCTGAAGGCCGCGCCGGGATTCGACAAGGACCACTGGCCGGGCATGGCCGACTCGCAGTGGGCCACGAGTATTCACGAGTACTACGGCATATCGCCGTACTGGGAGTCGGACCGCTACGATCCGTGGCACTGA
- a CDS encoding sensor histidine kinase, translating into MTQHSPASEHPNPEGGPWPLVDQDVRTVTEVGALIDQTAHDLRSSLNAIQSWAYVLERAVDQAGPARRALEGVRAGVQQQLALVDEMEEAVRLLADEGSPQWRRTDLLAATMQAVADRRPAATARGVELKLEQADGDAAGWFIDADPARLAALLRHLLVHCIWRAQAGGSVSVHLSAQADHVKLRITESPLLDQTRSANRLSALSDFFGRRPPQAGQSSRQSSALLLTRRMVELHGAALSSEGETCNTDKVTVCIAVKFPRHAFRAPGL; encoded by the coding sequence ATGACGCAGCATTCGCCAGCCAGCGAGCATCCGAACCCCGAAGGGGGGCCATGGCCTCTGGTGGATCAGGACGTGCGCACTGTCACCGAGGTAGGGGCCCTGATCGACCAGACCGCGCACGACCTGCGTTCCTCCCTCAATGCCATCCAGAGCTGGGCCTATGTTCTCGAACGCGCTGTCGACCAGGCGGGGCCCGCCCGGCGCGCGCTGGAGGGCGTGCGCGCGGGCGTCCAGCAGCAGCTTGCGCTGGTCGACGAAATGGAAGAGGCGGTGCGGCTGCTCGCCGACGAAGGCAGCCCGCAATGGCGCCGCACCGACCTGCTTGCCGCAACGATGCAGGCAGTGGCCGACCGCCGCCCGGCAGCGACGGCACGCGGCGTAGAGTTGAAGCTGGAGCAGGCTGACGGCGACGCGGCCGGGTGGTTCATCGACGCGGATCCGGCCCGGTTGGCGGCGCTGCTGCGCCATCTGCTGGTGCATTGCATCTGGCGCGCACAGGCTGGCGGCTCCGTGTCGGTCCATTTGTCCGCACAGGCCGACCACGTCAAGCTGCGCATCACGGAAAGCCCGCTGCTGGATCAGACGCGCAGCGCCAACCGCCTGTCCGCGCTGTCCGATTTCTTCGGCAGGCGCCCCCCCCAGGCTGGCCAGTCTTCGCGGCAGTCCAGCGCCCTGCTGCTGACCCGCCGCATGGTCGAACTGCACGGCGCCGCCCTGAGTTCCGAGGGGGAGACCTGCAATACGGACAAGGTGACGGTCTGCATCGCGGTGAAGTTCCCCCGACACGCGTTTCGCGCGCCAGGGCTATAG
- a CDS encoding sigma-54 dependent transcriptional regulator, translating to MPHILIVDDDENACAALAEIVALEGFTAATAGSLREARLQIGWRMPDVILADLRLPDGSGMELFAEVASAGVEVILTTGYASVDSAVEALRSGATDYLVKPINVARLQIVLKRLANTGALRAEIHSLRGELRRYGRFGRLLGSSDVMQAVYDQLARVAPTEATVLLIGESGTGKELAMLTVHELSARRRQPFLAVNCGAISPTLIETEMFGHERGSFTGADRQHKGYFERAHGGTLFLDEITEMPAELQVKLLRVLETGTFMRVGTNREQHADVRVLAATNRNPEDAVAEGKLRADLFHRLNVFPVELPPLRARGDDVIQIANTMLEQLNAEQGTARRFAPGVLDSLRLHSWPGNVRELRNFVQRAYIMADDDLITEVQVPLQVAATQAPASAMVSVPVGMSLADADRQLIFATLEQCAGVKKHAAEILGISLKTLYNRLEDYAARGELPEWLRASRSSQAGASAGG from the coding sequence ATGCCTCATATCCTGATTGTCGACGACGACGAAAACGCCTGCGCCGCGCTGGCCGAAATCGTGGCACTGGAAGGGTTCACAGCCGCTACCGCGGGCAGCCTGCGCGAAGCGCGGCTGCAGATCGGCTGGCGCATGCCCGACGTGATCCTGGCGGACCTGCGCCTGCCCGATGGCAGCGGCATGGAATTGTTTGCCGAGGTGGCGTCGGCCGGCGTCGAAGTCATCCTCACCACGGGGTATGCCAGCGTGGACAGCGCGGTGGAAGCCTTGCGCTCGGGTGCGACCGATTACCTGGTCAAGCCCATCAACGTGGCACGCTTGCAGATCGTGCTCAAGCGCCTGGCCAATACCGGCGCGCTGCGCGCGGAAATCCATTCGCTGCGCGGCGAATTGCGGCGCTACGGCCGCTTCGGGCGCTTGCTGGGCAGCTCCGATGTCATGCAGGCGGTCTATGACCAGCTCGCGCGCGTGGCCCCGACCGAGGCCACCGTACTGCTGATCGGCGAAAGCGGCACCGGCAAGGAACTGGCCATGCTGACCGTGCATGAACTGTCTGCGCGGCGGCGCCAGCCCTTCCTGGCGGTGAACTGCGGCGCGATCTCGCCGACCCTGATCGAGACCGAGATGTTCGGCCACGAGCGCGGCAGCTTCACCGGCGCCGACCGCCAGCACAAGGGCTATTTCGAGCGCGCCCATGGCGGCACGCTGTTCCTCGACGAGATCACCGAGATGCCGGCGGAGTTGCAGGTCAAGCTGCTGCGCGTGCTCGAGACCGGCACCTTCATGCGCGTGGGAACGAACCGCGAGCAGCATGCCGATGTACGCGTGCTGGCCGCCACCAACCGGAATCCCGAAGATGCCGTGGCCGAAGGCAAGCTGCGCGCGGACCTCTTCCACCGGCTCAATGTGTTTCCGGTCGAACTGCCGCCGCTGCGCGCGCGCGGCGACGACGTCATCCAGATTGCCAATACCATGCTGGAGCAGCTCAATGCCGAACAGGGCACGGCGCGGCGCTTTGCCCCGGGCGTGCTCGACAGCCTGCGCCTGCATAGCTGGCCGGGCAATGTGCGCGAGTTGCGCAACTTCGTGCAACGGGCCTACATCATGGCTGACGACGACCTCATCACCGAGGTTCAGGTGCCGCTGCAGGTCGCGGCCACGCAGGCACCAGCGTCCGCGATGGTGTCGGTGCCGGTGGGGATGTCGCTGGCCGATGCCGACCGCCAGCTCATTTTCGCGACCCTGGAGCAGTGCGCGGGCGTGAAGAAGCACGCGGCGGAAATCCTTGGCATCAGCCTGAAGACCCTCTACAACCGCCTAGAAGACTACGCGGCTCGCGGCGAGCTGCCGGAATGGCTGCGTGCGTCGCGCAGCAGCCAGGCCGGCGCCTCGGCCGGGGGCTGA
- a CDS encoding sigma-54 dependent transcriptional regulator produces MDPCQRVDHRQSIPTRRRSASGRPAGPRHSAPGFPSTAPAMRSLLAQIERVAATDVTMLAIGESGTGKEVVARAVHARSSRSSGPFVAVNCGAIQPTLIESELFGHEKGGFTGAIDQKAGYFEQAQGGTLFLDEVTEMPPAMQVKLLRVLESCTFHRVGGDTLIASDVRILAATNRDPLDAVRAGQLREDLLYRLAVFPLHIPPLRERVEDIVPLARHFLAQYNAMEHTDKMFSAGTLERLTRYDWPGNVRELKNAVYRAFILADTVVEIGNPNLGTQPQRPSTVDGVVNVRVGTTLADTQREIIMATLAHFNGDKRQAARALGISLKTLYNRLEAYRAG; encoded by the coding sequence CTGGACCCATGCCAACGTGTCGACCACCGCCAGTCCATCCCGACGCGGCGCCGCTCCGCAAGCGGAAGGCCTGCGGGGCCGCGCCATTCCGCCCCAGGTTTCCCGAGCACCGCGCCCGCCATGCGCAGCCTGCTGGCGCAGATCGAGCGCGTGGCCGCCACGGATGTGACCATGCTTGCCATCGGGGAAAGCGGCACCGGCAAGGAAGTCGTGGCGCGGGCGGTGCATGCGCGCAGCAGCCGGTCCAGCGGCCCCTTCGTCGCGGTCAACTGCGGCGCCATCCAGCCCACGCTGATCGAATCCGAGCTGTTCGGCCACGAAAAGGGCGGTTTCACCGGCGCCATCGACCAGAAGGCGGGCTACTTCGAGCAGGCCCAGGGCGGGACACTGTTCCTGGACGAGGTCACCGAAATGCCCCCGGCCATGCAGGTCAAATTGTTGCGCGTACTGGAAAGCTGCACCTTTCATCGCGTCGGCGGCGATACCCTGATCGCCAGCGACGTGCGCATCCTTGCCGCGACCAACCGCGACCCGCTCGACGCGGTCCGCGCGGGCCAGCTCCGGGAAGACCTGCTGTACCGCCTTGCCGTGTTCCCGTTGCATATTCCGCCGCTGCGCGAGCGCGTGGAGGATATCGTTCCGCTGGCCCGCCACTTCCTGGCCCAGTACAACGCGATGGAGCACACGGACAAGATGTTTTCGGCCGGGACCCTGGAGCGGCTGACGCGCTACGACTGGCCCGGCAATGTGCGCGAACTGAAGAACGCGGTCTACCGTGCCTTTATCCTGGCCGACACGGTCGTGGAAATCGGCAACCCGAACCTCGGTACCCAGCCGCAGCGTCCGAGTACGGTCGACGGCGTGGTCAACGTGCGTGTCGGCACCACGCTCGCCGATACGCAGCGCGAGATCATCATGGCCACGCTCGCCCATTTCAACGGCGACAAGCGGCAGGCCGCGCGCGCGCTCGGCATCAGCCTCAAGACGCTGTACAACCGCCTGGAGGCGTACCGGGCCGGCTGA
- a CDS encoding SDR family oxidoreductase, with amino-acid sequence MKLSLKTIGSQVIVLTGATSGVGLVTARKAAAMGARLVLVARGEESLHKLAEELREKGTEVITVTADVGRHEDVANVAHAAIERFGGFDTWINNAGVTIFGRHADVPLEDQRRLFDTNYWGTVHGSLAAAAHLRERGGAIINIGSEASDGPLPLQSAYAASQHAIKGFTDSLRLELEQEMAPISVTLIKPAGLETPLAEHAKNFLDVEPRLPPPLYDPALAADAILFAAENPRRDLFVGGAAKAFSAAAYHAPHAFDQFMRRFMGRAQQTRHPAGPLEDNTLYGGGNGLQERTGNRAALQSCPYTTTARHPVLATALVVGASAAVAAVMQVRRGRHG; translated from the coding sequence ATGAAACTCTCTCTGAAAACGATCGGGTCGCAGGTCATCGTGCTGACCGGCGCTACCAGCGGCGTTGGCCTGGTCACGGCACGCAAGGCGGCGGCCATGGGCGCCCGCCTTGTGCTGGTGGCGCGCGGCGAAGAATCGCTGCACAAGCTGGCCGAGGAACTGCGCGAGAAAGGCACCGAGGTCATCACTGTCACCGCGGACGTGGGCCGGCATGAAGACGTAGCCAACGTGGCGCATGCCGCCATCGAGCGCTTTGGCGGCTTCGATACCTGGATCAACAATGCTGGCGTGACCATCTTTGGCCGCCATGCCGATGTGCCGCTCGAAGACCAGCGGCGCCTGTTCGACACCAACTACTGGGGCACCGTGCATGGCTCGCTGGCGGCGGCGGCGCATCTGCGCGAACGCGGAGGCGCCATCATCAATATCGGCAGCGAAGCGTCGGACGGGCCCTTGCCGCTGCAGAGCGCCTATGCGGCGTCGCAGCACGCGATCAAGGGCTTCACGGATTCGCTGCGGCTGGAACTGGAGCAGGAGATGGCGCCGATCAGCGTCACGCTGATCAAGCCGGCCGGGCTGGAAACCCCGCTGGCCGAGCATGCCAAGAACTTCCTCGACGTCGAGCCGCGCCTGCCGCCGCCGCTCTATGACCCGGCACTGGCGGCGGACGCCATCCTGTTTGCCGCCGAGAACCCGCGCCGCGACCTGTTCGTGGGCGGCGCCGCCAAGGCATTCTCGGCAGCCGCCTATCATGCGCCGCACGCGTTCGACCAGTTCATGCGCCGCTTCATGGGCCGTGCGCAGCAGACCCGCCACCCGGCGGGCCCGCTTGAGGACAACACGCTGTACGGTGGCGGCAACGGCCTGCAGGAGCGCACGGGCAACCGCGCCGCGTTGCAGTCATGCCCTTACACCACGACTGCGCGCCACCCGGTGCTGGCCACCGCACTGGTGGTCGGCGCGTCCGCGGCGGTGGCCGCTGTGATGCAGGTCCGGCGCGGCCGCCATGGCTAG
- the ligD gene encoding DNA ligase D: MAKTTRQATEDARTAGGKAPPARKRGPDRLSRYRQMRDFAATPEPGGVRERALTSRRGTGRTRALSFVIQKHAARRLHYDFRLELDGTLKSWAVPKGPSLDPADKRMAVHVEDHPLEYAGFEGVIPPGHYGAGTVIVWDRGVWVPDGDADAAYRAGKLKFELRGEKLHGHWTLVRMHGSRQKEQDAWLLIKERDDAAVPASELDVTEALPDSVLAGTSRAAAARKSGKSEATGKRKDHDTARALPRRAVAAALPLALSPQLATLVERVPADAGAWRYEVKFDGYRVLARIDGDDVRLFTRQGHDWTSRLKTLAREVRSLGLPDGWLDGEIVVLGKHGETDFQALQNAFETAHVESIQYFVFDLPFYAGHDLRKVPLAERRALLRHLFESSTAPRLRFSEDFEAAPDEMLEAACRMKLEGVIGKRADAPYVSTRSNTWIKLKCTQRQEFVIGGYTEPKGSRAGLGALMLGVHDSAGRLRYAGNVGTGFDTRTLAKLRAQLDALRTDKAPFDTLPGSAKGLWVRPRLVAEVSFGSWTRDGRVRHAVFHGLRSDKPASAVSVELPAAPAGGKRETGAARKGKPTAAQGKVAISHAERVIDTASGLTKGDLVSYYERVAPLMLPHLRGRPIAMVRAPDGVAGQQFFQRHGDTLRVDGVNVLDPSLWPDHPALLEIVSEHALVAAAQLNVVEFHTWNASKHSIDRPNRIVFDLDPGEGVPWPHMREAAALMKAWLDELGLGSFVKTSGGKGLHVVVPLTPRAGWDEVKDFARDVVLHMAATIPRRFVAKSGASNRVGKIFIDYLRNGVGATTVAAFSARARSCLGVSVPLAWDELDGLKGSDQWTVANVAPRLDEIARHDPWDAYAGTRQTLTRAAARLARAGRSKP; this comes from the coding sequence ATGGCAAAAACCACGCGCCAGGCCACAGAAGATGCCCGCACCGCCGGCGGCAAAGCCCCGCCCGCGCGCAAGCGCGGTCCCGACAGACTGAGCCGGTACCGCCAGATGCGGGACTTCGCCGCCACGCCCGAACCGGGCGGCGTGCGTGAGCGCGCCCTGACATCCAGGCGCGGCACCGGGCGCACACGCGCCTTGTCCTTTGTCATCCAGAAGCATGCCGCGCGCCGCCTGCACTATGACTTCAGGCTGGAGCTGGACGGCACCCTGAAGAGCTGGGCCGTGCCCAAGGGCCCGAGCCTCGACCCGGCCGACAAGCGCATGGCCGTGCACGTGGAGGACCACCCGCTCGAGTACGCGGGTTTCGAAGGGGTGATTCCGCCCGGCCATTACGGTGCGGGCACGGTGATCGTGTGGGACCGCGGGGTATGGGTGCCGGATGGCGATGCCGATGCGGCCTATCGCGCCGGCAAGCTGAAGTTCGAGCTACGCGGGGAGAAGCTGCACGGCCACTGGACCCTTGTGCGCATGCATGGCAGCCGCCAGAAGGAACAGGATGCGTGGCTGCTGATCAAGGAGCGCGACGATGCCGCCGTGCCCGCATCCGAACTCGACGTGACCGAGGCCCTGCCGGACAGCGTGCTGGCCGGCACTTCCCGGGCGGCGGCGGCGCGCAAGAGCGGGAAGTCCGAGGCAACCGGCAAGCGCAAGGACCATGACACAGCCAGGGCCCTGCCGCGCCGCGCTGTCGCCGCCGCGCTGCCGCTCGCCCTGTCGCCGCAGCTTGCCACGCTGGTGGAACGCGTGCCCGCCGATGCCGGCGCCTGGCGCTACGAAGTCAAGTTCGATGGCTACCGCGTGCTGGCCCGCATCGACGGCGACGACGTGCGCCTGTTCACGCGCCAGGGCCACGACTGGACCTCGCGCCTGAAAACGCTGGCGCGCGAAGTGCGCTCGCTAGGCTTGCCCGACGGCTGGCTCGACGGAGAAATCGTCGTGCTCGGCAAGCACGGGGAGACCGACTTCCAGGCCTTGCAGAACGCCTTCGAGACCGCGCACGTCGAATCGATCCAGTACTTCGTGTTCGACCTGCCGTTCTATGCCGGCCACGACCTGCGCAAGGTGCCGCTGGCGGAGCGGCGCGCGCTGCTGCGGCACCTGTTCGAATCCAGCACCGCGCCGCGCCTGCGTTTCAGCGAAGACTTCGAGGCCGCGCCGGACGAGATGCTGGAAGCCGCGTGCCGCATGAAGCTCGAAGGCGTGATCGGCAAGCGCGCAGATGCGCCGTATGTCAGCACGCGCAGCAATACCTGGATCAAGCTCAAGTGCACCCAGCGGCAGGAGTTCGTGATCGGTGGCTACACCGAACCGAAGGGCAGCCGCGCCGGCCTTGGCGCGCTGATGCTCGGCGTGCATGACAGCGCCGGCCGCCTGCGCTACGCCGGCAATGTGGGCACGGGGTTCGATACCCGCACGCTCGCGAAACTGCGCGCACAGCTCGATGCGCTGCGCACCGACAAGGCGCCTTTCGACACGCTGCCAGGGTCAGCCAAAGGGCTGTGGGTGCGGCCCCGGCTGGTGGCGGAAGTATCGTTCGGTTCCTGGACGCGCGACGGGCGCGTGCGGCATGCGGTCTTCCATGGCCTGCGCAGCGACAAGCCCGCCAGCGCGGTGTCCGTGGAACTGCCCGCTGCGCCGGCCGGCGGCAAGCGCGAGACCGGTGCCGCGCGCAAAGGCAAACCCACCGCGGCACAGGGCAAGGTTGCCATCAGTCACGCCGAACGCGTCATCGACACGGCCAGCGGCCTCACCAAAGGCGATTTGGTGAGCTACTACGAGCGCGTGGCACCGCTGATGCTGCCGCACCTGCGCGGCCGCCCGATCGCCATGGTGCGTGCGCCTGACGGCGTGGCCGGCCAGCAGTTCTTCCAGCGGCATGGCGACACGCTCAGGGTGGATGGCGTCAACGTGCTCGATCCCAGCTTGTGGCCGGATCATCCGGCGCTGCTGGAGATCGTCTCGGAGCACGCGCTGGTGGCGGCGGCCCAGCTCAATGTCGTGGAGTTCCACACCTGGAACGCCAGCAAGCACAGCATCGACCGGCCCAACCGCATCGTCTTCGACCTGGATCCCGGTGAAGGCGTGCCGTGGCCCCATATGCGCGAAGCCGCGGCGCTGATGAAGGCGTGGCTCGATGAACTGGGGCTCGGTAGCTTCGTGAAAACCAGCGGCGGCAAGGGCCTGCACGTAGTGGTGCCGCTGACGCCACGCGCGGGCTGGGACGAGGTCAAGGACTTTGCCCGCGACGTGGTGCTCCACATGGCCGCCACGATCCCCAGGCGCTTCGTCGCGAAAAGCGGCGCCAGCAACCGCGTTGGCAAGATTTTCATCGACTACCTGCGCAATGGGGTAGGCGCCACCACGGTGGCGGCGTTCTCCGCACGTGCGCGCAGCTGCCTGGGCGTGTCGGTGCCGCTCGCCTGGGACGAGCTTGACGGCCTCAAGGGCTCCGACCAGTGGACCGTGGCCAATGTGGCGCCACGGCTGGACGAGATCGCGCGTCACGATCCGTGGGACGCCTATGCCGGTACGCGCCAGACCCTTACGCGTGCAGCCGCCCGGCTGGCGCGCGCCGGAAGGAGCAAGCCATGA